The following are encoded in a window of bacterium genomic DNA:
- a CDS encoding adenylyltransferase/cytidyltransferase family protein: protein MTKIMIFGTFDMIHPGHEDLFYQARALAPDPYLIVSLARDSAVIRHKGKAPRNTEEARKVLLEAHADIDKVVVGDERGYIDHIQKEQPDIIALGYDQQGEYVEHLERDLKDAGLSVRVVRLEPFQEHAFKTSKLQS from the coding sequence ATGACAAAGATTATGATCTTCGGGACGTTCGACATGATTCATCCCGGGCACGAGGATCTTTTCTATCAAGCGCGTGCGCTCGCGCCGGATCCGTATCTCATCGTATCTTTGGCGCGCGACAGTGCCGTCATCCGGCATAAAGGGAAGGCTCCGCGAAATACCGAGGAAGCGCGGAAGGTGCTTTTAGAAGCGCACGCGGATATCGACAAGGTGGTCGTGGGTGATGAGCGTGGCTATATCGATCATATCCAGAAAGAGCAGCCGGATATTATCGCGCTGGGCTACGATCAGCAGGGGGAATATGTCGAACATCTCGAGAGGGATCTGAAGGATGCAGGACTCTCAGTGCGTGTAGTGCGACTGGAGCCGTTTCAAGAGCACGCTTTCAAAACATCGAAGCTTCAGTCATAG
- the pilM gene encoding pilus assembly protein PilM, with the protein MSFSRTLARWFPVPKLLTPPAAGVDITDTSVKWLSFKESATGLRVVSCGTQPLPQGVVERGAIKDPRVLAEVLKEVKKKSGLTAAHAALPEEDAYVFGMHVPPKSSRSQIVNMIEFELEARVPIPPTQAVYDFDTVQTRDDGSEEIAVTVFPRDLAEGYTQAFMLAGIDLISLEIEPRSIGRAISPKDKSETALVVDCGYARTGVAILKRGIPIFTSTIDIGGAHLSKAVMDSLKITEEDARIFKNEHGLVPDDPSRKAVWESLDAVAGSLAEEIGKHYRFWDTRRNEKGERAMPVERVYLLGGSANLKGLPEYIAGKVHAETLRPDVWCNAFSFEEYIPPLDYRASLQYATAIGLALRGT; encoded by the coding sequence ATGAGCTTTTCGCGCACGCTTGCGCGCTGGTTTCCGGTGCCAAAACTTCTCACGCCGCCTGCTGCGGGTGTCGATATTACCGACACATCGGTGAAATGGCTTTCATTCAAAGAGAGTGCAACCGGTTTGCGGGTGGTCTCGTGCGGTACTCAGCCGCTTCCGCAAGGCGTCGTCGAACGTGGCGCCATCAAAGATCCGCGTGTTCTTGCGGAGGTCTTGAAAGAGGTGAAGAAAAAGAGCGGGCTTACTGCGGCACACGCAGCGCTTCCCGAAGAGGACGCATACGTATTCGGCATGCACGTGCCGCCCAAGAGTTCCCGTTCGCAGATAGTTAATATGATCGAGTTTGAGCTTGAGGCGCGTGTACCGATCCCCCCGACGCAAGCGGTCTATGATTTCGATACCGTACAGACCCGCGATGATGGTTCCGAAGAGATTGCCGTGACGGTGTTCCCGCGCGATCTTGCCGAAGGGTATACGCAGGCGTTCATGCTTGCCGGGATCGATCTAATCTCTCTGGAGATCGAGCCGCGATCGATCGGGCGCGCGATCTCTCCGAAAGATAAGAGCGAGACCGCGCTCGTTGTTGATTGTGGCTATGCGCGTACTGGTGTCGCAATCCTCAAGCGCGGCATACCGATTTTCACCTCGACCATCGATATCGGCGGCGCGCATCTCAGCAAGGCGGTCATGGATTCTCTCAAGATCACCGAGGAGGATGCGCGTATCTTTAAGAACGAACACGGGCTCGTGCCGGACGATCCTTCACGAAAAGCAGTATGGGAGTCATTAGATGCGGTCGCGGGCTCTCTCGCGGAAGAGATCGGCAAACACTACCGCTTCTGGGATACGCGTCGTAATGAAAAAGGGGAGCGTGCCATGCCGGTTGAGCGAGTCTACCTTCTCGGCGGAAGCGCCAATCTGAAGGGACTCCCTGAATACATCGCGGGTAAAGTGCATGCAGAAACATTGCGACCCGATGTGTGGTGCAACGCATTCTCGTTCGAGGAATATATTCCACCGCTCGATTATCGCGCGTCGCTGCAATACGCGACTGCGATCGGCCTAGCGCTGCGCGGTACTTGA
- a CDS encoding PilN domain-containing protein: protein MANVIPREGLSKIGKRNSARFLFVGACMSAAAAIVAILAIMPAYLSVRVARASVETAAQQSGGTATADQEAAVRTQGLITNLTPIANATTSPVGALAVALAEKPAGLSITSITYTSDKSTIVLTGTASRREAVSALRDALEASKRFSTVAVPVAALVGAQEGRFTITLTGI, encoded by the coding sequence ATGGCAAACGTAATCCCTAGGGAAGGGCTATCGAAAATAGGAAAGCGGAATTCCGCCCGCTTCCTGTTTGTGGGCGCGTGCATGTCTGCAGCGGCGGCGATCGTGGCGATCCTTGCGATCATGCCGGCATACTTATCGGTGCGCGTCGCGCGTGCCTCAGTGGAAACTGCAGCACAACAATCCGGCGGTACTGCCACGGCTGATCAAGAAGCGGCGGTGCGCACGCAGGGATTGATCACCAATCTTACACCTATCGCGAACGCAACGACCTCGCCGGTAGGCGCGCTTGCCGTGGCGCTCGCTGAAAAGCCGGCGGGCCTTTCTATAACGTCGATCACGTACACGTCGGATAAATCGACGATCGTCCTCACGGGAACCGCCTCGCGGCGCGAAGCAGTGAGCGCCTTGCGCGATGCACTCGAAGCCTCGAAGCGTTTCTCGACGGTCGCGGTACCGGTCGCGGCGCTCGTCGGCGCCCAAGAGGGAAGGTTCACGATAACGCTCACCGGAATCTGA
- the ruvX gene encoding Holliday junction resolvase RuvX, with protein sequence MRYLGLDYGAKRIGIAVSDVAGSFAFPRETIPNDYTAIDRLARLVKEEGVQEVVIGDARAVSGAENPITAESEKFAKMIEMHLRLPVHSVWEAWSSVEAARFAPKGKEHDDSAAAAIILQRHLDKNRPSQEDIDEEF encoded by the coding sequence ATGAGATATCTCGGATTGGATTACGGCGCGAAGCGCATTGGTATCGCGGTCTCCGACGTTGCGGGAAGTTTTGCATTTCCGCGCGAGACGATTCCCAATGATTACACCGCGATCGATCGGCTCGCCCGGCTTGTGAAAGAGGAGGGGGTACAGGAAGTGGTGATCGGAGATGCACGAGCGGTGAGTGGTGCAGAAAATCCTATTACCGCAGAGAGTGAGAAGTTCGCAAAAATGATCGAGATGCATCTGAGGCTTCCGGTACACAGCGTCTGGGAGGCGTGGAGTTCCGTAGAAGCAGCGCGTTTTGCGCCGAAGGGGAAAGAGCACGACGATTCTGCGGCGGCTGCCATCATCCTGCAGCGACACCTCGATAAGAACCGGCCGTCGCAAGAAGACATAGACGAGGAGTTCTGA